The DNA window TTCACCGTCTCCGAGGATGGCGAGGGCGTGATGCTGGTGTACCACGCGCGCACCTACACGGAAATCATCGGCGACCCGCTGTGGAATCCGGACCGCCATACCTTCGTGAAGCCGCTGCGCTGGGACGACGAGGGCATGCCGGTATTCGGCCGCCCGTCGATCGCCTGATCTTCCCATCCGCCGGCGGATGCCCCGCACGGGCATGCGCCAGCGAACCGATCGCGAACCCGGCGTATATCGACAGGCGGAGGCACCACCATGTGGCAGGCTCAATTTCTGGAAAGAGAGAATGAAGTGGGAGACATCCTGCAGCCGCTGATCGAGCAGCGCGCCGATCCGCATATCTACCGGCACACGGACGGCTATTACTACTTCACCGCCTCGGTGCCGCAGTATGACCGCATCGAACTGCGCCGCGCGAAAACGATCGAAGGGCTGGCCTCGGCGCAGACGCGCACCGTGTGGCGCAAGAGTCCCGGCGGCCCCTGCGCGGACCTGGTCTGGGCGCCGGAAATCCATCGCAACGGCGGTGACTGGTATGTGTACTTTGCGGCGGCCCCGTCGCGCGATTGCCGGAACAGGCTGTTCCAGCACCGCATGTACGCGATCCGCAATACCAACGCCAATCCGCTGGTGGGCGACTGGGAATTCCTCGGGCAGGTGGACACGGGCGTCGACACGTTCTGCCTCGATGCGACGACCTTCACCCACGAGGGCCAGCTGTACTACCTGTGGGCGCAGAAGCAGGACGATATCGAGGGCAATTCGAACCTGTACATCGCGCCCATGAAGACGCCATGGCAACTCGGCGGCGCGCCGGTCATGCTGAGCAAGCCGGAGTACGACTGGGAATGCCAGGGCTTTCGCGTCAACGGCGGCCCGTCGGTGCTGAAGAAGAATGGCAGGATCTTCGTCACCTATTCGGCCAGCGCCACCAACCATCATTACGCGATGGGCCTGCTGTGGGCCGACGAGCATGCGAACCTGCTGGACCCGGCGTCGTGGTCCAAGTCCGCGGAGCCGGTGCTGCAGACGTGCTTCGAGCACAAGATCTATGGTCCCGGCCACAACAGTTTTACCGTGGCCGAGGATGGATCAACCGTGCTCCTGGTGTACCATGCGCGGACTTATACTGAAATCGAAGGCGATCCGCTGTGGAATCCGGATCGCCATACCTTCGTCAAACCCTTGCGTTGGCGCGATGATGGCATGCCGGACTTTGGCCGGCCCTCGGTTGCATGAGCAATTGACTGAGTAAACAAGCGAGTGAACACTGAGCGATCGGCTGAGTGATCGCCGCGGTGAAAGCCCTGTCGCGCCGGCGCCTTTAGGAACAACTACGGATGGAATTGAGCATCGAGCAGGAACCGTTCGGCATCGCGCCGGATGGCCAGGCGCTGAGCCTTTATACACTGCGCAACCGCAGCGGGATGGTCGTCAAGATCACGAACTACGGCGGCATCCTCACCGAGCTGCACGTGCCCGACAAGGCCGGCAACCTGGCTGACGTCACGTTCGGCTTCGACGAGATCGCGCCTTACTTTACCGATGCGGTGCCGTACTTCGGCGCGCTGATCGGGCGCTACGGCAACCGGATCGCCGGTGGGCGCTTCGAGCTCGATGGCCAGCCGGTGCAGCTCGAAGTCAACAACGGCTCGAACCACCTGCACGGCGGTTCGCTCGGCTTCCACAAGCAGGTATGGCACGCCGTGCCGCTGGTGACGGACCTGACGATCGGCCTGAAGCTCACGCTCACGAGCCCGGACGGCGACCATGGCTACCCGGGCAAGCTGGACGTGACGGTCACGTATGAACTGAACGACGCCAACGAATTGCTCGTGAAGTACAGCGCAACGACCGACAAGGCCACGCCCGTCAACCTCACGCACCACGCCTACTTCAACCTGGCGGGCCGCGGCTCGATCCTCGGCCATGAACTGGCGATCCACGCCGACCGCTACACGCCGATCGACGCGAACTCGATCCCGCTGGGGCCGCTGGCCTCCGTGGAAGGCACGCCATTCGACTTCCGCACGGCGCGGCCGATCGGCGCGCAGATCGATGCCGCCGACGAACAGCTGAAGAACGGGCTTGGCTACGACCACAACTTCGTGCTGAACAAGCCCGAAGCCAAGACGCTGAGCCTGGCCGCCACCTTGCGCGACCCGGCATCCGGCCGCGTCCTGGAGCTGTACACGCAGGAACCGGGCGTGCAGTTCTACAGCGGCAACTTCCTGGACGGTTCGCTGTCCGGCAAGGGCTGGCAATTCGGCCACCGCGAAGCCCTGTGCCTCGAACCGCAGCACTATCCGGATTCGCCGAACAATCCCGATTACCCCAGCACCATCCTGCGCCCGGGCGAAACGTACGCGACGCGGTCGCTGTACCGGTTCACGGTCCAGGCTTAACCGCCAGCAAAACTGGGGACGTACCCCTGTTTCCAGGAAATTTCCTAGAAACAGGGGTCCGTCCCCAGTTTTTCAGTTCAGTCCTAAACAAGTTGCTTCAAAAATAGGGACGGACCCCATTTTTCGGGAAATATTTCTTGGAAAATGGGGTCCGTCCCCATTTTTTTTGGCAATTTTTCCCGCTGCGATATGTTTTTTCATATCGCTGACCATTTTTTATTCATTGGAATAACATCATTCCATTCTTTAACATTCGTAAATCAAAGCTCGACGGGGGATTGCCAGTTCGCCGGGCGCAGAACAACTCTGGAGAAGCGAATGTCTGAGACGAAAAAGAATGTAAAGCTGCGGTCCGCCGAATGGTTCGGCACCGAGGACAAGAACGGCTTCATGTACCGCAGCTGGATGAAGAACCAGGGCATTCCCGACCATGAGTTCCAGGGCAAGCCCATCATCGGTATCTGCAATACCTGGTCGGAGCTGACGCCTTGCAACGCCCACTTCCGCAAGATCGCAGAGCACGTCAAGAAGGGCATCATCGAAGCCGGCGGCTGGCCGGTCGAGTTCCCCGTGTTCTCGTCGGGCGAATCGAACCTGCGCCCGACCGCCATGCTGACCCGTAACCTGGCATCGATGGATGTCGAGGAATCGATCCGTGGCAATCCGATGGATGCCGTCGTGCTGCTGGTCGGCTGCGACAAGACCACCCCCGCGCTGCTGATGGGCGCCGCCTCGTGCGACATCCCGGCGATCGTCGTCACCGGCGGCCCGATGCTGAACGGAAAACTGAACGGCAAGAGCATCGGCTCCGGCACCGCCGTCTGGCAGCTGCACGAACAAGTCAAGGCCGGCGAAATCTCGATGCATGATTTCCTGGCCGCCGAAGCGGGCCACTCGCGCTCGGCCGGCACCTGCAACACGATGGGCACCGCCTCCACGATGGCCTGCATGGCCGAGGCCCTGGGCACGTCGCTGCCGCACAACGCCGCGATCCCTGCCGTCGACGCGCGCCGCTACGTGCTGGCGCACATGTCCGGCATGCGCATCGTCGACATGGTGTGGGAAGACCTGCGCCTGTCGAAGATCCTGACCAAGGAAGCATTCGAGAACGCGATCCGCGTGAACGCCGCGATCGGCGGTTCCACGAATGCCGTGATCCACCTGAAAGCGATCGCCGGCAGGATCGGTGTAGATCTCCAGCTGGAAGACTGGACGAAAATCGGCCGCGGCACGCCGACCGTCGTCGACCTGCTGCCGTCGGGCCGCTTCCTGATGGAAGAGTTCTACTACGCCGGCGGCCTGCCGGGCGTGCTGCGCCGCCTGGGCGAGAACGGCCTGTTGCCGAACCCGGAAGCGCTGACCGCCAACGGCAAGACGATCTGGGAAAACAACAAGGATGCGCCGATCTACGACGACGAAGTCATCCGCCCATTGGACAACCCGCTGATCAAGGATGGCGGCATCTGCATCCTGCGCGGCAACCTGGCGCCGCGCGGCGCCGTGCTCAAGCCGTCCGCCGCATCGCCGCACCTGATGCAGCACCGCGGCCGCGCCATCGTGTTCGAGGACTTCGACCACTACAAGACGCGCATCCTCGATCCGGACCTGGACGTCGATGAAAACTGCGTGCTGGTGATGAAGAACTGCGGCCCGAAAGGCTACCCGGGCATGGCCGAAGTGGGCAATATGGGCCTGCCGCCGAAGATCCTGGCCAAGGGCATCAAGGACATGGTGCGCATCTCCGACGCCCGCATGAGCGGCACCGCCTACGGTACCGTCGTGCTGCACGTGGCGCCGGAAGCGATGGCCGGCGGCCCGCTGGGCATCGTCAAGGATGGCGACATCGTGTCGCTGGACTGCGCCGGTGGCCGCCTCGACCTGGAGATCTCGGACGAAGAGATGGCCGCCCGCCTGGCCGCCCGTGCCGAAGTGAAGAACGACCTGCCGAAGACCGGCTACGCCGGCCTCTACATCGACCACGTGCTGCAGGCCGACGAAGGCTGCGACTTCGACTTCCTGGTCGGCACCCGCGGTTCGAAGGTACCGAAGCACTCGCATTGATGTCACGCCGGGCCGCACCCGGCCCAGGCCAACAACGCTTTCATCGCCGGCGCCGCTGCCCACTCCCCCTCGTGGCGGCGCCGGCACCCAATCTCGGAGTCCTCCCATGCTGCTCGTACAATTCAAGAACAAAGACGGCGCCCGCCACGTGGGCATCCTGGAAAACGACACGCTGCGCGTGATCGACGGCTACACCACCACCTACGCGCTGGCGCAAGCCGCGATCCGCAACAAGCAGGGCCTGGCCGCGCTGGCCGAGGCATCGGTCGGTTCGACCACGGTGGCCTACGCCGACGTGACCCCGCTGGCACCGCTGGACCATGAGGACGCCGCCCACACCTACGTGACCGGCACCGGCCTGACCCACCTGGGTTCCGCCGATGCGCGCGACGCGATGCACAAGAAGATCGGCGGCGACGTCGAAACGCTGTCGGACTCGATGAAGATGTTCCGCATGGGCGTGGAAGGTGGCAAGCCTGCCGCCGGCGAAGCGGGCGTGCAGCCCGAATGGTTCTACAAGGGCGACGGCTCGATCGTGGCCGCCACCAACGAAGCGCTGGCCATGCCCGACTTCGCCCTCGATGGCGGCGAAGAACCGGAAATCGCCGGCCTGTACGTGATCGGCGACGATGGCCAGCCTTACCGCCTGGGCTACGCGATCGGCAACGAGTTCTCCGACCACGTGACCGAGCGCCAGAACTACCTGTACCTGGCCCACTCGAAGCTGCGCGTCTGCGGCGTGGGCCCGGCGCTGCTGGTGGGCGAACTGCCGGCGCACATCGACGGCGTGTCGCGCGTGCTCGATACCGACGGCAACGTGCGCTGGGAAAAGGCGTTCGTCTCCGGCGAGAATAATATGTCGCACACGATCGCCAACCTGGAACACCACCACTTCAAGTACCAGCTGTTCAAGCGCCCGGGCGACGTGCACGTGCACTTCTTCGGCACGGCCACGCTGAGCTTCGCGGACAACATCTCCGTGCAGCCGGGCGAAACGTTCGAAGTGCAATCGCCGGCCTTCGGCCCGGCGCTGCGCAACAAGCTGACCGTGGTGGAGACCCAGGTCGCCCAGGTCAAGGCATTATGATCGACGCGAACCGCGGCATCATCACCGGGGAATCCCTGGTCGGCGGCATCGCCGTCAAGGGTAACGGCAGCGACTTCAAGGCCTGGAATCCGGCCCTGAACGCGCACATCGAGCCGTCGTTCCACACGGCGGACGCGGACCAGATCGACCAGGCGTGCCGCCTCGCAGGCACCGCGTTCGACACGTTCCGCGCCACGACCGACCAGGAACGCGCGGCGTTCCTCGACACCGTGGCAGAACAGATCGTGGCCATCGGCGACGACCTGATCGAGCGCGCGATGGCCGAGACGGGCCTGCCGCGCGTGCGCCTCGAAGGCGAGCGTGGCCGCACGGTCAACCAGCTCAAACTGTTTGCCGACCTGCTGCGCGAAGGCTCGTACCGCGACGTGCGCATCGATTCCGCGCTGCCGGAACGCGCGCCGCCGCGGCCGGACCTGCGCTATCGCCTGATCGGCGTGGGCCCGGTTGCCGTGTTCGGCGCATCGAACTTTCCGCTGGCGTTCTCGGTCGCCGGTGGCGACACCGCGTCGGCGTTCGCCGCCGGTTGCCCGGTCGTGCTCAAGGCGCACCCGGCGCACCCCGGCACGTCCGAACTGGTGGCGCGCGCCGTCGTGAAAGCCGTCGAACTGTGCGGCCTGCCGGCCGGCGTGTTCGCGCTGCTGACGGGCGTGGGCAATGCCATCGGGCAGACCCTCGTGGCGCATCCCGAGATCCAGGCGGTGGGCTTCACCGGCTCGCGCTTCGGCGGCATGGCGCTGATGGCGGTGGCCGCGGCGCGTCCGCAGCCGATCCCCGTGTATGCCGAGATGAGCAGCATCAATCCGCTGTTCCTGCTGCCGGGCGCCTTGAAGGCGCGCGGCGCCGACATCGCCCAGCAGTTCGCGGGATCGCTGACGATGGGTGTCGGCCAGTTCTGCACGAACCCGGGCCTGGTGCTCGGCATCGCCGGCCCGGACTTCGACGCCTTCGCCCATGCGGCGGCTGCCGCGCTGGGTGGCGTGGCCGCGGGCACGATGCTGACGGCCGGTATCGCCGGCGCTTACCAGCAGGGCGTGGCCGCGCTGGCGGGCCAGCAGGGCGTGAAGACGCTGGCGCTCGGCGCGCACGCGGAAGGCAAGGGCGGGGCGGCGCTGTTCGTCACGTCCGCCGACGCTTTCCTGGTCGAAAAGGCGCTGCACGGTGAAGTGTTCGGCCCGGTATCGCTGCTGGTGGCCTGCCGCGACGTGGAAGAGATGCGCCGCGTGACGGACCATCTCGAAGGCCAGTTGACCGCCACGCTGCAGCTGGAAGAAGATGATTACGATGCCGCCGCCACGCTGCTGCCGGCACTGGAGCGCAAGGTCGGCCGTATCCTGGCGAACGGTTTCCCGACGGGCGTCGAAGTGTCGACGGCGATGGTGCACGGCGGGCCGTTCCCGGCCACGGCCGATGGCCGCAGCACGTCGGTGGGTACCGGTGCCATCCTGCGCTTCCTGCGCCCGGTGTGCTACCAGAACCTGCCGCAGCGGCTGCTGCCGGACGCGCTGCGCGACGGTAACCCGCTGGGCATCTGGCGCCGCCGCGATGGCGTGCTGGGCAAGGAATGAGCGACAGGCTCGAACAACGGTTGTTGAATAAAAGTTGGATAAAAACGGGAGACAGAGCATGACTGATTTTGCCAAGTTCGGCAGTTTGCGCGGCAAGCGCGTATTCGTCACCGGTGGCGGCACCGGCATCGGTGAAGCGATCGTTGCATCGTATGCGGAGCAGGGCGCGATCGTCGCGTTCGTCGACATCGCCAAGGAACCCAGCCTGGCGCTGGTGGAGCGCCTCAAGGCCGCCGGCCACACGGCGCCCCTGTACCGCTACTGCGACATCACCGACATTCCCGCGCTGCAGAACACGATCGCCGAGCTGGCCGCCGAGATCGGCGACTTCGACGTGCTCGTCAACAACGCCGCCAACGACCAGCGCCACAAGCCGGAAGAAGTGACGCTGGAGTATTGGAACGAGCGCATCGCGATCAACCAGCGCCCCATGTTCTTCACGTGCCAGTCCGTGCTGGAAGGCATGAAGAAGAAGGGCGGCGGCTCGATCATCAACATCAGCTCCATGTCGTGGCATGCCAAGAACCCGGGCTACCCCGTCTACGGCACCACGAAGGCGGCCGTGATCGGTCTCACGCGCTGCCTGGCGCGCGATTTCGGCCCGCACAACATCCGCGTCAACACCGTGACGCCGGGCTGGGTGATGACCCAGCGCCAGATCGACCTGTGGCTGGACGACGCCGGCGAAGCGGAAATCAAGCGTGCCCAGTGCCTGCCGGGCAAGCTGATGCCGGAACACGTGGCCGCGATGATCCTGTTCCTGGGCGCCGACGACAGCGCCATGTGCACGGGCCAGGAATTCATCGTCGACGCGGGCTGGGTATAAACACGCCTTGCCGGGCTCGTGTCCACTTTGAGGCCTGACCCCGAAATCGGACACGGGCTCGGCTATGCCAGTTTGCTGTTCCGACTGTAGTTCCGATCGCAGCACGCTGCCACGGCAGCGCTTTTCATCG is part of the Pseudoduganella lutea genome and encodes:
- a CDS encoding aldehyde dehydrogenase (NADP(+)), giving the protein MIDANRGIITGESLVGGIAVKGNGSDFKAWNPALNAHIEPSFHTADADQIDQACRLAGTAFDTFRATTDQERAAFLDTVAEQIVAIGDDLIERAMAETGLPRVRLEGERGRTVNQLKLFADLLREGSYRDVRIDSALPERAPPRPDLRYRLIGVGPVAVFGASNFPLAFSVAGGDTASAFAAGCPVVLKAHPAHPGTSELVARAVVKAVELCGLPAGVFALLTGVGNAIGQTLVAHPEIQAVGFTGSRFGGMALMAVAAARPQPIPVYAEMSSINPLFLLPGALKARGADIAQQFAGSLTMGVGQFCTNPGLVLGIAGPDFDAFAHAAAAALGGVAAGTMLTAGIAGAYQQGVAALAGQQGVKTLALGAHAEGKGGAALFVTSADAFLVEKALHGEVFGPVSLLVACRDVEEMRRVTDHLEGQLTATLQLEEDDYDAAATLLPALERKVGRILANGFPTGVEVSTAMVHGGPFPATADGRSTSVGTGAILRFLRPVCYQNLPQRLLPDALRDGNPLGIWRRRDGVLGKE
- a CDS encoding aldose epimerase family protein, producing the protein MELSIEQEPFGIAPDGQALSLYTLRNRSGMVVKITNYGGILTELHVPDKAGNLADVTFGFDEIAPYFTDAVPYFGALIGRYGNRIAGGRFELDGQPVQLEVNNGSNHLHGGSLGFHKQVWHAVPLVTDLTIGLKLTLTSPDGDHGYPGKLDVTVTYELNDANELLVKYSATTDKATPVNLTHHAYFNLAGRGSILGHELAIHADRYTPIDANSIPLGPLASVEGTPFDFRTARPIGAQIDAADEQLKNGLGYDHNFVLNKPEAKTLSLAATLRDPASGRVLELYTQEPGVQFYSGNFLDGSLSGKGWQFGHREALCLEPQHYPDSPNNPDYPSTILRPGETYATRSLYRFTVQA
- a CDS encoding SDR family NAD(P)-dependent oxidoreductase, with amino-acid sequence MTDFAKFGSLRGKRVFVTGGGTGIGEAIVASYAEQGAIVAFVDIAKEPSLALVERLKAAGHTAPLYRYCDITDIPALQNTIAELAAEIGDFDVLVNNAANDQRHKPEEVTLEYWNERIAINQRPMFFTCQSVLEGMKKKGGGSIINISSMSWHAKNPGYPVYGTTKAAVIGLTRCLARDFGPHNIRVNTVTPGWVMTQRQIDLWLDDAGEAEIKRAQCLPGKLMPEHVAAMILFLGADDSAMCTGQEFIVDAGWV
- a CDS encoding IlvD/Edd family dehydratase, with the translated sequence MSETKKNVKLRSAEWFGTEDKNGFMYRSWMKNQGIPDHEFQGKPIIGICNTWSELTPCNAHFRKIAEHVKKGIIEAGGWPVEFPVFSSGESNLRPTAMLTRNLASMDVEESIRGNPMDAVVLLVGCDKTTPALLMGAASCDIPAIVVTGGPMLNGKLNGKSIGSGTAVWQLHEQVKAGEISMHDFLAAEAGHSRSAGTCNTMGTASTMACMAEALGTSLPHNAAIPAVDARRYVLAHMSGMRIVDMVWEDLRLSKILTKEAFENAIRVNAAIGGSTNAVIHLKAIAGRIGVDLQLEDWTKIGRGTPTVVDLLPSGRFLMEEFYYAGGLPGVLRRLGENGLLPNPEALTANGKTIWENNKDAPIYDDEVIRPLDNPLIKDGGICILRGNLAPRGAVLKPSAASPHLMQHRGRAIVFEDFDHYKTRILDPDLDVDENCVLVMKNCGPKGYPGMAEVGNMGLPPKILAKGIKDMVRISDARMSGTAYGTVVLHVAPEAMAGGPLGIVKDGDIVSLDCAGGRLDLEISDEEMAARLAARAEVKNDLPKTGYAGLYIDHVLQADEGCDFDFLVGTRGSKVPKHSH
- a CDS encoding glycoside hydrolase family 43 protein, with amino-acid sequence MGDILQPLIEQRADPHIYRHTDGYYYFTASVPQYDRIELRRAKTIEGLASAQTRTVWRKSPGGPCADLVWAPEIHRNGGDWYVYFAAAPSRDCRNRLFQHRMYAIRNTNANPLVGDWEFLGQVDTGVDTFCLDATTFTHEGQLYYLWAQKQDDIEGNSNLYIAPMKTPWQLGGAPVMLSKPEYDWECQGFRVNGGPSVLKKNGRIFVTYSASATNHHYAMGLLWADEHANLLDPASWSKSAEPVLQTCFEHKIYGPGHNSFTVAEDGSTVLLVYHARTYTEIEGDPLWNPDRHTFVKPLRWRDDGMPDFGRPSVA
- the araD1 gene encoding AraD1 family protein yields the protein MLLVQFKNKDGARHVGILENDTLRVIDGYTTTYALAQAAIRNKQGLAALAEASVGSTTVAYADVTPLAPLDHEDAAHTYVTGTGLTHLGSADARDAMHKKIGGDVETLSDSMKMFRMGVEGGKPAAGEAGVQPEWFYKGDGSIVAATNEALAMPDFALDGGEEPEIAGLYVIGDDGQPYRLGYAIGNEFSDHVTERQNYLYLAHSKLRVCGVGPALLVGELPAHIDGVSRVLDTDGNVRWEKAFVSGENNMSHTIANLEHHHFKYQLFKRPGDVHVHFFGTATLSFADNISVQPGETFEVQSPAFGPALRNKLTVVETQVAQVKAL